In Bifidobacterium sp. ESL0745, one DNA window encodes the following:
- a CDS encoding DUF5719 family protein — translation MKDVDETMSNGMDDNKRQSNVSKREAAGVAPQFSSTASGNADGSGFPQTSNGGETHRHMSHSVGAHASASSVKAVRRVTWAVITVVLMAVLLAAVVLLPLPHWLVDPANAGNTVATKQVSQTDLTYYCPSRMALSDNGKYGDSAFQPSEGNVASSARYAAFGSVYQASVGAVTNGSEADNKQLKGDDALDSANVKTYSGSADQGSRSFETRLLETKPGTGAAASVASWASDGDLKGLAASTCVAPALEQDFLLGPTTTGSTQQLSVANFSAKATSLHIQVWSTKQGAPLQLATGNVVNVGANGEASVELSAAASGNNALFVKVKSTETPIAALVRSIEVNGLSTKGSDYAIPLPTASKTAYLPGITADDDVTAFARAEHDTDLNFSWVDGNGASQAKTQHLEAGKVALVDLGKGPEDVVGLRATAVSPVNVMAKVTQNMDSGDDFAYVTPSQTFAQSAVVLPDHTEGTLILLNTSGTATKATLHGFDASGKSAGNKPVDIPGNAGVSISAKDVDENAVMFTLEGGKNVSLGMRITQSDVQNAKIASVAYLPSSRLEPRTMMVHTKADAGIVR, via the coding sequence ATGAAAGACGTTGATGAAACTATGAGCAATGGTATGGATGACAACAAGCGCCAATCTAATGTCTCCAAACGCGAAGCTGCAGGTGTTGCCCCACAGTTTTCCTCGACGGCATCCGGGAATGCTGACGGTTCTGGTTTCCCGCAAACCTCTAACGGTGGTGAGACACACCGTCATATGAGCCATTCGGTGGGAGCGCATGCCAGCGCTTCATCGGTGAAGGCTGTTCGGCGGGTCACGTGGGCGGTAATCACCGTGGTTCTTATGGCTGTTTTGCTGGCGGCAGTGGTGCTTCTGCCTTTGCCCCACTGGCTCGTCGACCCTGCAAATGCCGGAAATACTGTCGCGACCAAACAGGTGAGCCAAACAGACCTGACCTATTACTGTCCGTCTCGTATGGCACTTTCAGACAATGGAAAGTACGGTGACAGCGCGTTTCAGCCTTCGGAGGGCAATGTCGCGTCATCGGCCCGTTATGCCGCTTTCGGTTCCGTCTATCAGGCCAGTGTCGGCGCGGTCACCAATGGCAGCGAAGCCGACAACAAGCAGTTGAAGGGCGATGATGCACTGGACAGTGCAAACGTGAAGACCTATTCAGGTTCGGCCGATCAAGGCTCACGATCCTTTGAAACCCGCCTGTTGGAGACGAAGCCCGGTACGGGTGCCGCAGCTTCAGTGGCATCGTGGGCGAGCGACGGCGATCTGAAGGGGTTGGCCGCCTCCACATGTGTGGCGCCTGCGCTTGAACAGGATTTCCTGCTTGGACCGACCACCACCGGTTCGACGCAGCAGCTGTCCGTCGCCAATTTTTCGGCGAAGGCCACATCGCTGCATATCCAGGTCTGGAGCACTAAGCAGGGGGCGCCTCTGCAGCTTGCTACCGGCAACGTCGTCAATGTCGGCGCCAACGGTGAGGCGAGTGTGGAGCTGTCGGCAGCGGCTTCCGGCAACAATGCCCTTTTCGTCAAGGTGAAAAGCACGGAAACACCCATCGCCGCGCTGGTGCGCAGCATCGAAGTCAACGGCCTCTCCACAAAAGGTTCCGATTATGCGATTCCGCTTCCCACGGCTTCGAAAACGGCCTATCTGCCCGGAATCACTGCCGATGACGACGTGACGGCATTCGCCCGTGCCGAACATGACACAGATCTCAATTTTTCCTGGGTTGACGGCAACGGGGCATCTCAGGCAAAAACACAGCACCTTGAGGCAGGCAAGGTCGCCCTGGTCGATTTGGGCAAGGGCCCTGAAGATGTGGTCGGACTTCGAGCCACTGCCGTCAGCCCGGTCAATGTCATGGCAAAAGTGACCCAGAACATGGATTCCGGTGACGATTTCGCCTATGTCACGCCTTCGCAGACATTTGCACAGTCGGCGGTTGTGCTTCCCGATCACACCGAAGGCACGCTGATACTGCTCAATACTTCGGGCACCGCCACCAAGGCCACGTTGCACGGCTTCGACGCCTCAGGTAAGTCGGCGGGGAACAAGCCGGTTGATATTCCGGGTAACGCAGGCGTGAGCATATCGGCCAAGGACGTGGACGAAAATGCTGTGATGTTCACACTGGAAGGTGGTAAAAACGTTTCTTTGGGCATGAGAATCACCCAGTCCGATGTCCAAAACGCCAAAATCGCCTCGGTCGCCTATCTTCCGTCTTCTCGTCTCGAACCACGAACCATGATGGTACATACAAAAGCGGATGCCGGTATCGTGCGCTGA
- a CDS encoding glycosyltransferase family 2 protein, with translation MSLNGSVDIQQIVAGVVGERPAVKGQTVDRSVAAIIAVEQDVRFFPETLHAVLAQRVLPRTIVIADCSGGTSQPMRTSFTVSAMPQLGHGAAKQLVPEPPERVDVQLVRAAGAKSFSDAIMKAFRYASLPASVRALWLLHDDSRPAGADCLEMLTEAWHNTPTVSLIGAKQLDWAGTALHDVGSYAAKHRLESLVVDGEPDQEQYDGRNDVFAVSLAGALVPLQTKKDVGEINPWFTTFAESADFSRRTCEGGGRVIVVPQAHIAHRRARFEGIRTRSGQPVDEENPLDSTLSILDAAQKYYYTDIRTLFWPLLWVLNLFRALWYAVGALLAKSPWRAWCILCLPWRALGILPQMVHARHQQKRRHGPQSAAMQLLSADRRQIAEWRKRSRAFDDQRHTALLSPLAKNHLRSRAIRRFGIAAAMAVVAFAVVVAFQWHVFREIWGGVSLYSTSLVPSGASFSTLLSSATTSWAFGIGTGVPAPPAPWLMVWLVASVITLGHPVAALSLMFFVSAPAMALAFWALAGVFTRSDFIRVATGLLWVAMAFALGGFGSANLPLLMMMVFLPAAFAFTFRAVGMYETEDLVRSHASVQSAACSALCFAITVACEPQLMFPLIICLVFFMVSVSSHRLMLLLIPIPALALMLPTMVNSVHYASAGAWRQLFGDVLQPSAGLSPAPLSLGQVIARAFALPQQTGMGQWLSRQGMESLGLLLALVVIVVVALLALFLPFSLRASRMMWFVAITGLLLAISASRICVAVEDDAAFAASVLPGVVLTLLALLSCTCIASGGAVKRFVPLRISEGDQEKQSLQSNGMSGKTKSVAAKFGRAVLVVLLMLSMVLIGAFGMLSRTNSVRTSNAGLPMVATDYLQGKESHRILALQATDDDSIDFSVMRSRRGDLVDVSPAWEASVVSGASDLSVDLIEKASAELLSNGNDNAVDSIARLGFGGIYVSADKTSTDKDATLRLISNINSSDGAQSMVTSSSGTYYRLTKVDEDKQGISTQAQGVAQHSAWRQTWLWCLAIVMVVYVLVAIPRARRYGQEQA, from the coding sequence ATGAGTCTCAATGGCAGTGTGGATATTCAGCAGATCGTGGCCGGTGTGGTAGGTGAACGACCTGCGGTGAAGGGACAGACGGTCGACCGAAGTGTCGCCGCGATTATCGCCGTTGAGCAGGATGTCCGTTTTTTCCCGGAAACATTGCACGCCGTCCTTGCACAGAGGGTTCTGCCACGCACCATTGTCATCGCCGACTGCAGCGGTGGCACGTCTCAGCCCATGCGCACAAGCTTCACCGTTTCGGCGATGCCACAGCTTGGCCATGGTGCCGCAAAACAGCTTGTTCCCGAACCTCCCGAACGGGTCGATGTCCAGCTGGTGCGTGCCGCGGGCGCCAAATCGTTTTCCGATGCGATCATGAAGGCCTTCCGCTATGCCAGCCTTCCCGCCTCGGTCCGGGCGCTCTGGCTGTTGCATGACGATTCCCGGCCTGCGGGTGCTGACTGTCTGGAAATGCTGACCGAGGCCTGGCACAACACCCCTACGGTCTCGTTGATTGGCGCCAAACAATTGGATTGGGCCGGCACCGCTCTGCACGACGTCGGCAGCTACGCTGCCAAACATCGCTTGGAAAGCCTTGTGGTCGACGGCGAACCCGATCAGGAACAGTACGACGGGCGAAACGATGTCTTTGCCGTCTCTTTGGCCGGTGCATTGGTGCCGTTACAGACGAAAAAAGACGTAGGCGAGATCAATCCGTGGTTCACCACATTCGCTGAAAGCGCTGATTTCTCGCGTCGTACCTGCGAGGGCGGGGGACGTGTCATCGTCGTGCCGCAGGCGCATATCGCCCATCGGCGTGCACGGTTTGAAGGCATAAGGACCCGTTCGGGTCAGCCGGTCGACGAGGAGAATCCCTTGGATTCCACATTGTCGATCCTCGATGCGGCGCAGAAATACTATTACACCGATATCCGCACTTTGTTCTGGCCGTTGTTGTGGGTGCTCAATCTCTTCCGGGCGCTCTGGTATGCCGTCGGGGCGCTTCTGGCCAAAAGCCCCTGGCGGGCGTGGTGTATATTGTGCCTGCCATGGCGCGCCTTGGGCATATTACCGCAGATGGTACACGCCAGACATCAGCAAAAGAGGCGTCACGGGCCTCAATCTGCTGCGATGCAGTTGCTTTCGGCCGACCGCAGACAGATAGCCGAATGGCGTAAACGCAGCCGTGCCTTCGACGATCAGCGGCACACTGCGCTGCTGAGCCCATTGGCGAAAAACCATCTGCGCTCCCGCGCCATACGGCGCTTCGGCATTGCCGCTGCAATGGCGGTTGTGGCCTTTGCGGTTGTTGTGGCATTCCAATGGCATGTCTTCCGCGAGATATGGGGCGGTGTCAGCCTCTATTCGACATCGCTCGTCCCCAGCGGTGCGAGTTTTTCGACATTGCTTTCCTCGGCAACCACTTCCTGGGCGTTCGGAATCGGCACCGGCGTGCCTGCACCACCTGCGCCGTGGCTGATGGTATGGCTGGTCGCTTCCGTCATCACGCTTGGTCATCCGGTCGCCGCCCTGTCATTGATGTTCTTCGTATCCGCTCCGGCCATGGCATTGGCGTTCTGGGCCTTGGCGGGAGTGTTCACCCGTTCCGATTTCATCAGAGTGGCCACTGGTCTGCTGTGGGTGGCCATGGCGTTCGCACTAGGTGGGTTCGGCAGCGCGAACCTGCCTTTGCTGATGATGATGGTGTTTTTGCCGGCCGCATTCGCATTCACGTTCCGGGCTGTGGGGATGTACGAAACAGAGGATCTGGTGCGCTCTCACGCCTCGGTGCAGTCGGCCGCCTGTTCCGCACTGTGCTTCGCCATCACGGTGGCGTGTGAACCTCAGCTGATGTTCCCCCTGATTATCTGCCTGGTGTTTTTCATGGTGTCTGTCAGTTCGCATCGGCTGATGCTGTTGCTTATCCCCATCCCGGCACTGGCTCTGATGTTGCCGACAATGGTTAACAGCGTCCACTACGCAAGTGCAGGGGCTTGGCGGCAGTTGTTCGGCGATGTCCTTCAACCTTCTGCCGGTTTGTCGCCGGCTCCGCTTTCTTTGGGACAGGTGATCGCCCGCGCCTTCGCTTTGCCGCAACAAACCGGTATGGGTCAGTGGCTGAGCCGACAGGGGATGGAAAGCCTGGGGCTTTTGCTTGCGCTCGTCGTTATTGTGGTCGTAGCACTTCTGGCGCTTTTCCTGCCTTTCAGCTTACGGGCTTCACGCATGATGTGGTTCGTCGCCATTACCGGTTTGTTACTGGCCATTTCCGCTTCCCGTATCTGTGTGGCCGTTGAGGATGATGCGGCTTTTGCCGCTTCAGTGCTTCCCGGTGTTGTGCTGACGCTTTTGGCGTTGCTCTCCTGCACTTGTATCGCCTCCGGCGGAGCGGTCAAACGGTTTGTTCCTTTGAGGATTTCGGAAGGCGATCAGGAAAAGCAGAGCCTTCAATCAAATGGCATGAGCGGCAAGACCAAAAGCGTGGCCGCCAAATTCGGTCGTGCGGTACTGGTCGTGCTGTTGATGCTATCAATGGTTCTTATCGGTGCGTTTGGTATGCTCTCGCGGACCAATTCGGTGCGAACAAGCAATGCAGGGTTGCCTATGGTGGCTACGGACTATCTGCAAGGCAAAGAGAGCCATCGTATACTTGCGCTTCAGGCCACAGATGACGACAGCATAGATTTCTCCGTCATGCGTTCGCGTCGTGGTGATCTTGTCGATGTCTCACCGGCTTGGGAAGCCAGCGTCGTCTCAGGTGCCAGTGATCTTTCCGTTGATCTTATCGAAAAAGCCAGTGCCGAACTGTTGTCCAACGGCAATGATAACGCTGTCGATTCCATCGCCAGACTGGGCTTTGGCGGCATCTATGTCTCTGCGGACAAAACCTCCACCGATAAGGATGCCACGCTGCGCCTGATCAGCAATATCAATTCCAGCGACGGTGCGCAATCCATGGTGACCAGTTCGTCGGGGACCTACTATCGGCTTACCAAGGTGGACGAAGACAAACAAGGGATATCGACTCAGGCGCAGGGCGTCGCACAGCATAGTGCATGGCGACAGACATGGTTGTGGTGTCTTGCGATCGTGATGGTCGTCTATGTTCTGGTGGCGATTCCCCGGGCACGCAGGTATGGACAGGAACAGGCATGA
- a CDS encoding LCP family protein, translating to MASHRIKDLKIPNLNGWHTPKPMHGTAYIVHHRLRSGIIMAMVGILVFVSTAVGVAAFTLARAPKSVKSIVQTNGKEEKLVDPNEGKSIEFLVLGQDTRDGGDNASLGGTDEKGSHNADTTMVVQISADRSYINLVSIPRDSLVNAPSCQTTKGTVPAQHNVMFNSIFATGWNVGGDVASAASCTMNAVNALTGLKLEHFIVVDFQGLQGMINAIGGVNVCLPTDVKDGYTGLDLKQGLQHLDGTQATEYARMRHGLGTDGSDVMRTARQQYLVKEILTEALSKNILTNSAQLYRLANEALKSLNISSGLSNATTLAGLALSLHSLKSDHIYARTIPVVPAPSDPGNRVVWASNADEVWSVLRSFKPLVQQEIPLDTTSGQSTTGKTKSKNGQSQDSTGTQAPVEGTPDPVTGLITTPDGRLIDPITGGNVDKKNGMIHDPVTGQYMGVANQYLNATVCAVPAQK from the coding sequence ATGGCTTCACACCGTATCAAAGACCTCAAGATACCTAACCTCAACGGATGGCATACCCCCAAACCCATGCACGGCACCGCCTATATCGTCCATCACCGCCTGCGCAGCGGCATCATCATGGCCATGGTCGGCATCCTGGTATTCGTATCCACTGCTGTGGGTGTAGCCGCGTTTACTCTGGCACGTGCGCCGAAATCAGTCAAATCCATTGTGCAGACCAACGGCAAGGAAGAAAAACTCGTCGACCCCAATGAAGGCAAGTCCATCGAATTCCTGGTTCTGGGACAGGATACACGAGACGGCGGGGACAATGCCTCCCTCGGCGGTACCGACGAAAAAGGCTCGCACAACGCCGACACCACCATGGTGGTGCAGATCAGCGCCGACCGTTCCTACATCAATCTCGTCTCCATACCCCGCGACTCTTTGGTCAACGCACCCAGTTGCCAGACTACCAAAGGCACCGTTCCCGCGCAGCACAACGTGATGTTCAACTCCATTTTCGCCACCGGCTGGAACGTCGGCGGCGACGTCGCCAGCGCCGCGAGCTGCACCATGAACGCGGTCAACGCCTTGACCGGCCTCAAACTCGAGCATTTCATCGTAGTCGACTTCCAAGGCCTCCAAGGCATGATCAACGCCATCGGCGGGGTCAACGTGTGCCTGCCCACCGATGTAAAGGACGGTTACACCGGCCTCGACCTGAAGCAGGGCCTGCAGCATCTCGATGGCACGCAGGCCACAGAATATGCCCGCATGCGCCACGGCTTGGGCACCGATGGCAGCGACGTGATGCGCACGGCACGCCAACAATACCTGGTCAAGGAAATCCTTACCGAGGCATTGTCGAAAAACATCCTCACCAACAGTGCACAGCTGTACCGACTGGCCAATGAGGCTTTGAAGTCCCTCAATATTTCCAGCGGCCTTTCCAACGCCACCACACTGGCAGGGCTTGCGTTGAGTTTGCACAGTCTCAAATCCGATCACATCTATGCCCGTACCATACCCGTCGTTCCGGCTCCCAGCGATCCCGGCAACCGCGTTGTCTGGGCCAGCAATGCCGATGAGGTCTGGAGTGTGTTGCGTAGCTTCAAACCGCTGGTCCAACAGGAGATTCCATTGGATACTACATCCGGCCAAAGCACCACAGGCAAGACCAAGAGCAAAAACGGACAGAGCCAGGACTCCACCGGCACACAAGCTCCGGTGGAAGGCACGCCCGATCCCGTCACCGGCCTGATCACAACCCCCGACGGCAGGCTTATCGACCCCATTACCGGAGGAAACGTCGACAAAAAGAACGGCATGATCCACGATCCGGTCACTGGCCAGTATATGGGTGTCGCCAATCAGTACCTCAACGCGACCGTATGTGCGGTTCCTGCACAGAAGTAA
- a CDS encoding LCP family protein, protein MVKQSGGYDTQGNPPSFIPAGARKRPDTGRLPLASNTQVPPAFSPSAPRKKQSSRQTPPQPVQTGQPRTPRQSGGSSRVASPARSYSSAGQPGRYSGTGTPPRRPNRAKPSNFNEAAKPHKKRHWVPTILLAILLVIVLALFGCWNWANSQLDKADWLTGKANTGGTSWLVLGSDQRDGSGVGGSADDTPGFRTDTMLVLTKPSHGNSSLISIPRDSLVKVNGASMKINAVAETQSKKTLTGEVEDITGKKIDHVAEIKFNGLTKVVDALGGVNLCYDRTVNDNLSGLNWQAGCHQADGATALAFSRMRYSDPKGDFGRAERQRQVIAAIMSKASSGSAMKTPSGLQKVAKAALSSIEVDKKTDPLTLVSMATAFKAATGKNGISGSVYWTDPNHYVRGVGSTVLLDDAKNLELFDQLAAGTHAPGTVGTLAG, encoded by the coding sequence ATGGTCAAGCAGTCTGGTGGGTACGACACACAAGGCAATCCACCCAGCTTTATACCGGCCGGTGCGCGCAAGCGTCCCGATACCGGGCGTCTGCCGCTCGCCTCGAACACGCAGGTTCCTCCCGCATTTTCACCGTCGGCACCCCGGAAAAAACAATCATCCCGCCAGACTCCGCCACAACCGGTTCAAACGGGGCAGCCTCGGACACCGCGTCAAAGCGGCGGTTCCTCTCGTGTCGCCTCCCCCGCACGTTCATATTCCTCTGCTGGCCAACCAGGCAGATATAGCGGGACAGGCACGCCGCCGAGGCGCCCCAACCGAGCAAAACCGTCAAACTTCAATGAAGCAGCCAAACCGCATAAGAAACGCCACTGGGTGCCCACCATCCTCCTGGCCATTCTTCTTGTCATCGTTCTGGCGCTTTTCGGATGCTGGAACTGGGCGAACTCCCAACTTGATAAAGCCGACTGGTTGACCGGCAAAGCCAACACCGGCGGAACCTCATGGCTCGTCCTGGGCTCTGACCAACGTGACGGTTCCGGTGTCGGCGGCAGCGCTGACGATACTCCAGGCTTCCGCACCGATACCATGCTTGTGCTCACCAAGCCCTCACACGGCAACTCCTCATTGATTTCAATCCCGCGCGATTCACTGGTCAAGGTCAACGGCGCCAGCATGAAAATCAACGCCGTAGCGGAGACACAGAGCAAAAAGACGCTGACCGGCGAAGTCGAGGATATCACCGGCAAGAAAATCGACCATGTCGCCGAAATAAAATTCAACGGCCTGACCAAAGTCGTCGACGCTTTGGGCGGCGTGAACCTGTGCTACGACCGTACCGTCAACGATAACCTTTCCGGCCTCAACTGGCAGGCCGGTTGCCATCAGGCCGACGGTGCAACAGCGTTGGCTTTCTCCCGTATGCGCTACTCCGATCCAAAGGGCGATTTCGGCCGCGCCGAACGGCAGCGCCAGGTCATTGCAGCCATCATGAGCAAAGCCTCATCTGGCAGCGCCATGAAAACCCCAAGCGGTCTGCAGAAAGTGGCCAAGGCCGCCCTCTCCTCCATCGAGGTGGACAAGAAGACCGATCCGCTGACGTTGGTGTCGATGGCCACGGCGTTCAAGGCCGCGACCGGCAAGAACGGCATTTCGGGCTCGGTCTACTGGACCGATCCAAACCATTACGTGCGCGGGGTCGGTTCGACGGTGTTGCTGGACGACGCCAAGAACCTTGAACTGTTCGACCAGCTTGCCGCCGGCACACATGCGCCCGGCACGGTGGGCACGTTGGCTGGCTAG
- a CDS encoding WhiB family transcriptional regulator, with amino-acid sequence MSNAFDWRAKAACRDKDPELFFPVGNTGAAYQQIEEAKAICRTCKVIDACLKCALDTNQDYGVWGGLSEDERRALKRRAMRARRSQNMQMQV; translated from the coding sequence ATGAGTAATGCTTTTGATTGGCGGGCCAAAGCCGCATGCCGTGACAAGGATCCGGAGCTTTTCTTCCCCGTCGGCAACACGGGCGCTGCCTATCAGCAAATCGAGGAGGCCAAGGCCATCTGCCGTACCTGCAAGGTCATCGATGCGTGCCTCAAGTGTGCGCTTGACACCAACCAGGATTACGGTGTCTGGGGCGGACTGAGCGAAGACGAGCGTCGCGCGCTGAAGCGTCGCGCCATGCGTGCACGTCGTAGCCAGAACATGCAGATGCAAGTCTGA
- a CDS encoding PAS domain-containing sensor histidine kinase, whose protein sequence is MADFDEILAAQSDFDAGDREWLHLLVADWQVIADLSFADLLLVLRRDDGKYIVAEQCRPSTVMTMRSDDAVGDEVAENLVEEIDTAMSANGVLHTTTLHQVGKSSVCNVYAPVRCGNKTLGVVVRETNMSTRESNGRYESESINAGKMLFEMIPRGQFPYHDAIMSQRHNARVSDGFIILGADGIVQYAAPNAISCFRRLGAITAMEGHYLSEIGTQLLHPNDPVPETLPLVLSGKAAADCELDANNSMVSMHSLPLYSETGRSGAIVLCRDVTELRRREQELQTKDATISEIHHRVKNNLQTVSALLRLQARKTKSQEVKTELKEAQRRIQTIATVHEGLSQTVNEIVDYDAVISNLLKMSVDLATMDDQHIHIRYIGKFGMMPAQDATPLSLVLTELITNAVEHGFEGRKEGNITISVGRSGNHLNVVVEDDGSGLAAEEDNGMARSSGSGLGTQIINTFVTNDFNGTVRWDARHGGGTRVILDINLRAAQESDEPEY, encoded by the coding sequence ATGGCTGATTTTGATGAGATTCTCGCCGCGCAATCCGATTTTGACGCGGGCGATCGTGAATGGCTGCATTTGTTGGTGGCGGATTGGCAGGTTATCGCCGATCTGAGTTTCGCTGACCTTCTTTTGGTGCTTCGCCGCGACGATGGCAAATACATTGTCGCCGAACAGTGCCGTCCCTCCACCGTGATGACGATGCGCAGTGATGATGCCGTCGGCGATGAGGTGGCCGAGAATCTTGTCGAAGAAATCGACACTGCCATGAGCGCCAACGGCGTTCTGCACACCACGACGCTGCATCAAGTCGGCAAATCAAGTGTTTGCAACGTTTACGCGCCGGTGCGTTGTGGCAACAAAACCCTTGGCGTGGTGGTGCGTGAGACCAACATGTCCACGCGCGAATCCAATGGCCGCTATGAATCCGAAAGCATCAACGCTGGCAAAATGCTCTTCGAGATGATTCCGCGCGGCCAATTCCCGTATCATGATGCGATCATGAGCCAGCGGCACAATGCGAGAGTCTCTGACGGATTCATTATCCTCGGCGCTGACGGCATCGTGCAATATGCCGCTCCCAATGCCATCAGCTGCTTCCGCAGGCTTGGTGCCATCACCGCAATGGAAGGACATTACCTGAGCGAAATAGGAACGCAACTACTTCATCCCAACGACCCGGTCCCCGAGACCCTGCCGCTGGTCCTGAGCGGCAAAGCGGCCGCCGACTGTGAGCTTGACGCCAACAACTCCATGGTGTCCATGCATTCGCTGCCGCTCTACAGCGAAACAGGACGTTCGGGCGCCATCGTGCTGTGCCGTGATGTCACGGAACTGCGTCGCCGCGAACAGGAACTACAGACAAAGGATGCAACGATCTCCGAAATTCACCACAGGGTAAAGAACAATCTCCAGACAGTGTCTGCATTGCTCCGCCTGCAGGCGCGAAAGACGAAGTCTCAGGAGGTGAAAACTGAGCTTAAGGAGGCGCAACGGCGCATCCAGACCATCGCCACTGTCCATGAGGGACTGAGCCAGACCGTCAACGAGATTGTCGATTACGACGCCGTGATCTCGAACCTTTTGAAAATGAGCGTCGACCTGGCCACAATGGACGACCAGCATATTCACATCCGCTACATCGGCAAGTTCGGCATGATGCCGGCACAGGACGCAACACCGCTTTCTCTGGTACTCACCGAGCTCATCACCAACGCGGTCGAGCATGGCTTCGAGGGCCGTAAGGAAGGCAATATCACCATTTCCGTGGGGCGTAGCGGCAATCATCTGAATGTCGTGGTCGAAGATGACGGCTCCGGCCTCGCCGCGGAGGAAGATAACGGCATGGCCCGTTCTTCCGGTTCTGGCCTGGGGACACAGATCATCAACACCTTTGTAACCAACGATTTCAATGGCACCGTGCGCTGGGACGCGCGTCATGGCGGTGGTACACGGGTCATTCTCGATATCAATCTGCGCGCGGCACAGGAAAGTGATGAACCCGAATACTGA
- a CDS encoding hemolysin III family protein, protein MSEKPVDKAIDDAIAIKAPNDGPLSGDSIHQSAKDLGQSAGNADSQVSDKDPNAITTTVSKAQQQAMEAKAEAIRTEAHNKADTIRRKAEERATYVIARGEVKAAQALGITPPSMPGRKVRLDVHGRPKPLLRGWIHAVAAPLALAAGIVLICLAHGTALKWACAVFMVCSLILFTNSAAYHLGDWSPKTTDILRRIDHMNIFLLIAGTYTPVSFALTPNWRNGVIGGMWACTLVALLIHVIWINAPRWLYTAVYIVFGVSGVAFLDLFWFSPYAGPAVVVLLAAGGACYIAGAIVYALRRPDPWPRVFGFHEIFHLGTVAGYACHMVAIYMVIVNLSQIHP, encoded by the coding sequence ATGTCCGAAAAGCCTGTCGACAAGGCGATCGACGACGCCATCGCTATCAAGGCCCCCAACGATGGCCCGCTGAGCGGCGACTCAATACACCAATCTGCGAAAGACCTTGGTCAGAGTGCCGGCAATGCTGATTCGCAAGTCTCTGATAAAGACCCCAATGCTATTACGACAACCGTCAGCAAAGCCCAACAACAGGCCATGGAAGCCAAGGCCGAAGCCATACGCACTGAGGCGCACAACAAAGCCGACACCATTCGGCGCAAAGCCGAAGAACGCGCGACATATGTCATCGCACGCGGCGAGGTGAAGGCCGCACAAGCGCTGGGAATCACTCCCCCGTCGATGCCCGGACGCAAGGTGCGCCTCGACGTGCACGGCCGACCGAAACCGTTGCTGCGTGGCTGGATCCACGCAGTGGCTGCCCCGCTCGCCCTGGCCGCCGGTATCGTGCTCATCTGCCTGGCACACGGAACCGCGCTCAAATGGGCGTGTGCGGTCTTTATGGTCTGCTCGCTGATATTGTTCACCAATTCGGCCGCCTACCATCTGGGCGACTGGTCACCCAAGACCACTGATATCCTGCGGCGCATCGACCATATGAACATCTTCCTCCTGATCGCCGGCACCTATACCCCGGTCTCCTTCGCCCTGACGCCCAACTGGCGCAACGGGGTGATCGGCGGGATGTGGGCCTGCACACTGGTGGCGCTCCTGATCCACGTCATCTGGATCAACGCCCCACGTTGGCTTTATACGGCCGTCTACATCGTCTTCGGCGTCTCCGGCGTCGCCTTCCTCGACCTCTTCTGGTTCTCGCCATATGCCGGCCCGGCGGTAGTCGTTCTGCTGGCTGCGGGCGGTGCCTGCTATATCGCCGGCGCCATCGTCTATGCGCTGCGCAGGCCCGATCCGTGGCCGCGCGTCTTCGGCTTCCACGAGATCTTCCACCTCGGCACGGTGGCCGGTTACGCCTGCCACATGGTGGCCATTTATATGGTCATCGTCAACCTTTCGCAAATACATCCATAA
- the greA gene encoding transcription elongation factor GreA, with protein sequence MAEEEKTVLLTQEAYDKLQKELAYRQGDYRDEITQRIATARAEGDLSENGGYQAAREEQGKNEGRINELIVKLRNTKILKAPPAGKVGNGSLVTLELAGKEMKYVLGSRDIAVATDYDVISPESPIGAAIMGAKKGDEVSYKAPNGREIKVKIKDSKPMK encoded by the coding sequence ATGGCAGAGGAAGAAAAGACCGTTCTGCTCACGCAGGAGGCCTATGACAAGCTCCAGAAGGAGCTGGCCTATCGTCAGGGCGATTATCGCGACGAGATCACCCAGCGTATCGCCACGGCCCGCGCCGAAGGCGATTTGTCCGAAAACGGCGGCTACCAGGCCGCCCGCGAGGAACAGGGCAAGAACGAGGGGCGCATCAACGAGCTCATCGTCAAGCTGCGCAATACGAAGATTCTGAAGGCACCGCCGGCTGGCAAGGTCGGCAACGGTTCGCTGGTCACGCTCGAGCTTGCCGGCAAGGAAATGAAGTATGTGCTTGGTTCCCGCGATATCGCCGTGGCCACCGACTATGACGTCATCAGCCCGGAATCGCCGATCGGTGCCGCCATCATGGGCGCCAAGAAGGGTGACGAAGTGAGCTACAAGGCCCCGAACGGCCGTGAGATTAAGGTGAAGATCAAGGATTCCAAGCCGATGAAGTAG